A stretch of Salvelinus alpinus chromosome 4, SLU_Salpinus.1, whole genome shotgun sequence DNA encodes these proteins:
- the LOC139574346 gene encoding reticulon-4 receptor-like 2 — protein sequence METLSTARRSWSSNIHNFKSGLTLWLVLWLVAVKPSGAGTCPRLCVCYPSPMTVSCQSQNFTTVPSGVPYDSQRVFLQNNRITELRADSFGFETQVLWLYSNNITLIEAGAFSNLRVLEELDLGDNPSLRRLEGGAFRGLEKLQSLHMHRCKLAALPHDLFLKLYSLQFLYLQENQLHFIQDDLFSDLVNLNHLFLHGNRIRTLSENAFRGLVNLDRLLLHDNRIRQVNRRAFRDLGRLTILYLFNNSLAELPGQAMKDAVAVQFLRLNGNPWSCGCEARPLWEWFRTARISSSELMCTSPSPRRGQDLRFLREMDFALCPLPDPGSLAGTTTTTFSTKTRWWFSKHKPVASSKGIFQKSSETVKAYPFSSGKPNQPSNPSSTSFFSKYELAEEEVNLPKVDQEEYWANYGNEDASVRCFELECPPGYDTPVLLPSSSFSPTQSFIPLLSLSVLTLCLHLLFG from the exons ATGGAAACTCTCTCGACTGCACGGAGATCTTGGAGCTCCAACATCCACAACTTCAAAA GTGGGCTCACCCTATGGCTGGTGCTGTGGTTGGTGGCGGTGAAGCCGAGTGGGGCGGGGACGTGtccaaggctgtgtgtgtgttacccgtCGCCCATGACGGTAAGCTGCCAGTCTCAGAACTTCACCACCGTGCCCTCCGGAGTGCCCTACGACTCCCAGCGCGTCTTTCTGCAGAACAACCGCATCACCGAGCTCAGAGCAGATTCTTTTGGCTTCGAGACACAG GTTCTCTGGCTCTACTCCAATAACATCACATTGATTGAGGCTGGAGCCTTCAGCAACCTGAGGGTTCTAGAAGAGCTGGACCTTGGTGACAACCCATCGCTACGGCGACTGGAGGGTGGAGCGTTCCGGGGACTGGAGAAGCTGCAGAGCCTGCACATGCATCGCTGCAAGCTGGCCGCTCTCCCCCACGACCTCTTCCTCAAGCTCTACAGCCTGCAGTTCCTCTACCTGCAG GAGAACCAGCTGCACTTCATCCAGGACGACCTCTTCTCCGACCTGGTCAACCTGAACCACCTCTTCCTGCACGGCAACCGCATCCGCACTCTGTCCGAGAACGCGTTCCGCGGCCTGGTTAACCTTGACCGCCTCCTGCTCCACGACAACCGAATCCGGCAAGTGAACCGCCGTGCTTTCCGCGACCTGGGCCGTCTGACCATCCTCTACCTGTTCAACAACTCCCTGGCAGAGCTTCCGGGCCAGGCCATGAAAGATGCTGTGGCAGTCCAGTTCCTCCGCCTCAATGGGAACCCCTGGTCCTGCGGCTGTGAGGCCCGCCCCCTGTGGGAGTGGTTCCGTACAGCTCGCATCTCCTCCTCCGAGCTGATGTGCACTTCCCCCTCCCCCCGCCGCGGACAGGACCTGCGCTTCCTCCGAGAGATGGACTTTGCCCTTTGCCCCCTCCCCGACCCTGGGTCACTGGCCGGCACCACCACGACCACCTTCAGCACCAAGACAAGATGGTGGTTCTCCAAGCACAAGCCTGTGGCTTCGTCCAAAGGAATCTTCCAGAAGAGCTCCGAAACGGTCAAGGCGTACCCCTTCTCCTCGGGCAAGCCCAACCAGCCCTCCAAcccttcctccacctccttcttCTCTAAGTACGAGCTTGCGGAGGAGGAGGTGAACCTGCCCAAGGTGGACCAGGAGGAATACTGGGCCAACTACGGGAACGAAGATGCCTCCGTGCGCTGCTTCGAGCTTGAGTGTCCGCCCGGCTACGACACCCCGGTCCTcctgccctcctcctccttctcccccactCAGtctttcatccctctcctctccctttctgtgcTAACTCTCTGCCTCCACCTTCTCTTTGGCTGA